A genomic window from Sporosarcina sp. Marseille-Q4063 includes:
- a CDS encoding NAD-dependent malic enzyme, producing the protein METGEFMRNLIIETPSLPGNFAKVALAIGTLEGDIGDIQTIKIGTLSTIRDVAIHCRNEEHLHTIVKAVNDIGNGIVVHAVTDDVLQAHEGGKIHMKSRMEIRSLGDLRRVYTPGVANVCEVIKEDPEQANYFTGISNTVAIVTDGTAILGLGDIGPVAGMPVMEGKAVLLDQFAGISGVPILLGTSDPDEVVNTVKNIYQGFGGILLEDIGSPHCFEIERRLKEELPIPVMHDDQHGTAVVTLASVISACREAGVKLSDSTVGQIGLGAAGLAISRMLMEYGVKEVRGIDRNEDACERLKEHGGTVAGSLEEVMSSSDIIVATTGVADLIKPEMVRKGQIILALSNPNAEIKPDVALKAGAAFAADGRLVNNVLGFPGIFRGALNANAKEITYPMLLAAAIAIVESTKSGDLVPHPLDPTVHENVAAAVERVASNK; encoded by the coding sequence ATGGAAACAGGCGAATTTATGCGTAATTTAATTATTGAAACCCCTTCTTTACCTGGTAATTTTGCAAAGGTTGCGTTGGCGATCGGAACGCTCGAAGGGGATATAGGAGATATCCAAACGATAAAGATCGGTACATTATCAACGATCCGCGATGTTGCGATTCATTGTAGAAATGAAGAACATTTACATACTATCGTTAAAGCAGTAAATGACATTGGAAATGGAATTGTTGTGCATGCTGTAACAGATGACGTGCTCCAAGCACATGAAGGCGGAAAAATCCATATGAAGAGCCGTATGGAAATTCGTTCGCTCGGCGATCTGCGTCGAGTTTATACGCCTGGCGTGGCCAACGTCTGTGAAGTCATAAAGGAAGATCCCGAACAAGCGAATTATTTTACTGGGATTTCGAACACGGTTGCAATCGTCACAGACGGCACGGCTATTTTAGGACTTGGCGACATTGGTCCGGTTGCAGGAATGCCGGTTATGGAAGGAAAAGCAGTCTTATTGGATCAGTTTGCAGGGATAAGCGGTGTTCCGATACTACTAGGTACGAGTGATCCCGATGAAGTTGTGAATACCGTTAAAAATATTTATCAAGGTTTCGGCGGAATTCTACTTGAAGACATTGGTTCGCCACATTGTTTTGAAATTGAAAGACGATTGAAAGAAGAACTTCCAATTCCGGTCATGCATGATGACCAACACGGAACAGCTGTCGTCACGCTAGCTTCTGTGATTTCAGCGTGCAGGGAAGCAGGGGTTAAACTCTCTGATTCCACTGTTGGGCAAATCGGATTGGGTGCCGCCGGGTTAGCAATTAGCCGCATGCTTATGGAATACGGCGTTAAAGAAGTGCGCGGCATTGATCGTAACGAGGATGCGTGTGAACGCCTTAAAGAACACGGTGGGACCGTTGCCGGGTCGTTAGAAGAGGTAATGTCGAGCAGTGATATTATCGTTGCGACAACAGGAGTTGCTGATTTAATTAAACCGGAAATGGTTCGAAAGGGACAAATCATTTTAGCGCTATCGAATCCGAACGCCGAGATTAAACCAGATGTTGCTTTGAAAGCAGGCGCGGCATTTGCGGCAGATGGTCGACTTGTCAATAATGTTCTCGGTTTTCCGGGAATATTCCGCGGTGCATTGAATGCGAATGCAAAAGAAATTACGTATCCTATGCTTCTTGCGGCCGCAATTGCCATCGTTGAAAGCACTAAATCCGGAGATCTTGTTCCGCATCCGTTAGATCCAACTGTTCACGAAAATGTAGCGGCAGCTGTTGAACGCGTCGCTTCGAATAAATAA